A stretch of Arthrobacter sunyaminii DNA encodes these proteins:
- a CDS encoding UvrD-helicase domain-containing protein, which yields MSTIGTALADQDDRTLIAAELDTTVFVEAGAGSGKTHAMVGRIAALVDSGVDIGSIAAITFTEKAAGELRERLRKTLEDRAGLDANRTALRSTALDRLDAAPIGTIHSFAARLISEYPIEAGVPPLITVVDELRAQLAFERRWEQAQQALFTDPDADSALRVLLAVGVTLDQLRNVAKALDANWDRLRDHPPVSKTVPTLEVGPLLRAAELVLENKSLCTDPEDKLMARFPVVEEWRTRLQEVRGSGDLGRIIDVLSSLPSKGYSIGKQGNWGGDVKSVQQQFVALVEERDQTLVHLVSPAVETVSAILSTVLLDSARTRQRSGELEYHDLLVHARDLLVGETDDEAPARLHLQQRYTHLMLDEFQDTDPVQAEIAVRLAAGAGCGPEGWEDLPVPAGRLFMVGDPKQSIYRFRRADIATFLAARGRAVADPGSEIATLQTNFRSTTGLLEWINSVFAALIQANGTVQPPYAALVPAPRRPEWIGNEAGPAVAVIGRNGAVPGENGKVTAADRNRQEADDVAAAIRVATGSAGQPAWQHQGGKAADFLHRNVELKDICILLPTRTALPFIEDALDAAGVEYRAEASSLVYATQEVTDLLLTLRTLANTADQAALVLTLRSALFVCGDDDLFRWKQAGGSWNLYAPVPEGQETSAVGAALAYLAVVHRELAVLSPAELLERIAADRRILEAATDTPRYRDVWRRVRFVVDQARAWSEATHGGLRDYLSWAASQQDENAKVKESMVPETDMQAVRIMTIHASKGLEFPMVILAGAGSAPRTSTDPALWDGSGNALVHFVKGIESRGYSEAAAAEKEFTEAERRRLLYVACTRAESHLVVSHYNSSDKSLSGLLASVNDDVELAPDLEIPDELVPLSKERVAPAPVPEFAAWEVQASSWIKQSALSSRTSVTALAKGTSATAGTGVATEYGTSVAFHAVTDAEEALPGFAGIPVEHGAVFGTALHRLLELTDLELAPSLPELAAGVAAAAGLHVVSDLEAYARSALESAPVRRAAGRERWLELPIMVPEQDRTVEGIIDLMYREDDGSLVIADFKTDVSVGTEQLAAYWRQLGTYARMMERITGEHVGELVLIFCRAGGAEVLRRTRG from the coding sequence ATGAGCACCATCGGCACTGCCCTGGCAGACCAGGACGACCGCACCCTGATCGCTGCCGAACTGGACACCACGGTGTTCGTGGAGGCCGGAGCCGGCAGCGGCAAGACCCACGCCATGGTCGGCCGGATCGCCGCCCTGGTGGACAGCGGCGTCGACATTGGCAGCATTGCCGCCATCACCTTCACCGAGAAGGCTGCCGGAGAGCTCCGCGAACGGCTCCGTAAAACACTCGAGGACCGTGCCGGGCTGGACGCCAACCGGACAGCGCTGCGGAGCACTGCCCTCGACCGCTTGGATGCAGCCCCCATCGGCACCATCCACTCCTTCGCTGCCCGGCTGATCAGCGAATATCCGATTGAAGCCGGCGTTCCTCCGCTGATCACGGTGGTGGATGAGCTCCGTGCCCAGCTCGCTTTTGAACGGCGCTGGGAACAGGCCCAGCAGGCATTGTTTACCGATCCGGATGCCGACAGCGCGCTGCGGGTGCTGCTCGCCGTCGGCGTCACGCTCGACCAGCTGCGCAATGTGGCCAAGGCACTGGATGCCAACTGGGACCGGCTTCGGGACCACCCGCCGGTGAGCAAGACTGTGCCGACGCTGGAGGTCGGTCCGCTGTTGCGCGCTGCCGAACTGGTCCTGGAAAACAAGTCCCTCTGCACGGACCCCGAGGACAAGCTCATGGCTCGTTTTCCGGTCGTGGAAGAGTGGCGGACCCGGCTGCAGGAAGTGCGCGGGTCCGGTGATCTTGGCCGCATCATCGATGTGCTGAGCAGCCTGCCTTCCAAGGGTTACTCCATTGGGAAACAGGGCAACTGGGGCGGTGATGTAAAAAGCGTCCAGCAGCAGTTTGTGGCGCTGGTCGAAGAGCGTGACCAGACCCTGGTGCATTTGGTCTCCCCCGCCGTCGAGACCGTCAGTGCCATCCTGTCCACGGTCCTGCTGGATTCCGCCCGGACGCGGCAGCGCAGCGGTGAACTGGAATACCACGATTTGCTCGTCCACGCCCGCGACCTGTTGGTCGGGGAAACCGACGACGAGGCTCCCGCCCGGCTTCACCTGCAGCAGCGCTACACCCACCTCATGCTCGACGAATTCCAGGACACCGACCCTGTCCAGGCCGAGATCGCTGTGCGGCTGGCCGCCGGGGCCGGCTGCGGGCCGGAGGGTTGGGAGGACCTGCCGGTTCCAGCCGGGCGGCTGTTTATGGTGGGAGATCCCAAGCAGTCCATCTACCGGTTCCGGCGCGCGGACATCGCCACGTTCCTGGCCGCCCGCGGACGTGCAGTCGCCGATCCCGGGTCCGAGATCGCGACTCTGCAGACAAACTTCCGCTCCACGACCGGACTGCTGGAGTGGATCAACTCAGTATTTGCTGCGCTCATCCAAGCTAACGGCACTGTCCAACCGCCCTATGCCGCTCTGGTTCCGGCTCCCCGCCGCCCCGAGTGGATCGGAAACGAGGCGGGTCCCGCTGTCGCCGTCATCGGGCGCAACGGTGCCGTCCCCGGCGAAAACGGAAAGGTTACTGCAGCGGACCGCAACCGACAGGAAGCAGACGACGTCGCGGCCGCCATCCGTGTTGCCACAGGCAGCGCCGGCCAGCCGGCCTGGCAGCATCAGGGCGGCAAGGCAGCGGACTTCCTGCACCGGAATGTGGAGCTCAAGGACATCTGCATCCTGCTGCCCACGCGTACTGCGCTGCCCTTCATCGAGGACGCGCTGGACGCCGCTGGCGTCGAGTACCGGGCCGAGGCGTCATCACTGGTTTATGCCACGCAGGAGGTCACTGACCTGCTGCTGACGCTGCGGACACTGGCCAACACCGCCGACCAGGCGGCGCTGGTGCTCACACTGCGCTCTGCCCTCTTCGTCTGCGGCGACGATGACCTCTTCCGCTGGAAACAGGCCGGCGGATCTTGGAACCTGTATGCACCGGTCCCGGAGGGGCAGGAGACGTCGGCAGTGGGCGCCGCACTGGCATATCTTGCCGTCGTGCATCGCGAACTCGCGGTGCTTTCGCCGGCGGAGCTGCTGGAACGCATCGCCGCGGACCGACGGATTCTGGAAGCCGCAACGGACACCCCGCGCTACCGGGATGTCTGGCGCCGGGTCCGGTTCGTCGTTGACCAGGCGCGGGCATGGTCCGAAGCCACCCACGGCGGGTTGCGCGATTACCTGTCTTGGGCCGCTTCCCAGCAGGACGAGAATGCCAAGGTCAAAGAGTCCATGGTGCCGGAAACCGACATGCAAGCTGTTCGTATTATGACCATCCACGCGTCCAAGGGACTTGAATTTCCGATGGTGATCCTGGCTGGAGCAGGGTCCGCACCCCGGACTTCCACGGATCCCGCGCTGTGGGACGGCAGCGGCAATGCGCTGGTGCATTTTGTGAAGGGCATTGAAAGCCGCGGCTATTCCGAGGCCGCCGCCGCTGAAAAGGAATTCACCGAAGCGGAGCGCCGCCGGCTGTTGTATGTCGCCTGCACCCGCGCAGAAAGCCATCTGGTGGTCTCGCATTACAACAGCTCCGACAAGAGTTTGAGCGGATTGCTCGCGTCAGTGAACGACGACGTCGAGCTGGCTCCGGACCTGGAGATCCCGGACGAGCTCGTTCCCCTGTCTAAAGAGCGGGTTGCCCCGGCTCCGGTCCCTGAGTTTGCGGCGTGGGAAGTGCAGGCGTCTAGCTGGATCAAGCAGTCTGCCCTGTCATCCCGAACTTCCGTCACGGCCCTTGCAAAGGGAACTTCCGCGACTGCGGGAACCGGTGTGGCCACGGAATACGGAACGTCGGTGGCCTTCCACGCGGTAACGGACGCGGAGGAGGCGCTCCCGGGGTTTGCCGGCATTCCCGTGGAACACGGAGCGGTATTCGGCACTGCCCTGCACCGGCTTCTGGAGCTGACGGATCTGGAGCTGGCACCGTCGCTGCCGGAGTTGGCCGCCGGCGTCGCTGCTGCTGCGGGGCTGCACGTTGTCTCAGATCTGGAGGCGTATGCCCGCTCCGCTCTCGAGTCGGCTCCCGTCCGCCGTGCCGCGGGCCGGGAGCGCTGGCTGGAACTGCCGATCATGGTTCCCGAGCAGGACCGCACGGTGGAGGGCATCATCGATCTGATGTACCGCGAAGATGACGGAAGCCTGGTCATCGCCGATTTCAAAACCGACGTCAGCGTTGGTACTGAGCAACTGGCGGCATACTGGCGGCAACTGGGCACCTACGCCCGGATGATGGAGCGCATTACCGGCGAACATGTCGGCGAACTGGTGCTGATTTTCTGCCGCGCCGGCGGCGCCGAGGTGCTGAGGAGGACCCGTGGCTGA
- a CDS encoding PD-(D/E)XK nuclease family protein, producing MSTATDPVLGSPTRSFASAPDAFHALAAAVDAAQQDGPLQPVTVIAPSHASALDIAHFLGRVGNDGRGSAAVRTVTLPDLAEELAAAAGQLSGRAPLPAMVREGAITAALAQAPGLFAAVADQPATARAIANTSSSLDAACPEDLERLPRLVREVARVHRAAAAALTARWYTGHELYAAATAVLGTPQAVKRLGSVIGFQLAPEQDPSAAAFRRALEQHSGISLLTAAAPFSPGETILSASDADDEARAVVRLVIDRLASGVPGHRIGVFYSAAEPYRALLAQRLAEAGIEFVGTGAHGLADAALARGLASLLSLDPTAPDLRVILDVLSQGSLNWQGGTLPSSAACERLHAHPPADAEDSGELETAELPEHEQKRQLDYARFTEFVAALGESLREVFSAGGWSEVSEALTGFVSGFFAPRSATERPEQAKARKYLSEVIGELELLHGIAPAPTAASVRSAVRQGIDSRPFGTGTSGTGIVLGSYDDGVGRDLDVIFIAGAADGLAPARIRENPLLPDSAGPMLDARLPTVHERAAARKEQFQRLLATGVERTILYPRGNLRAGGSLSPSRWLDGAAIQPLPSFAHGLTQGAPTQQAATAQEWRVRRVLAGGTAPDPVLESALEVRADRRNGTFSRYNGNLSGVAESVVDADNPISPTHLEDWVISPLAYFLRRILRAELFDDVTLEVQISNMQRGNLMHQVLEDYVRGLTEGAHPVSAERLLEIAEDAFRDTANPAWLSHTWDRDQSRIRADLQKTHEIDDHARGTGWQHVDVEAEFGGATSEPPVELDLPDGSTVRFRGKVDRVDRHSTGQVLVIDYKTGKSEKYKKLTAENPTAGGTRFQLPVYGLFARRFQQDPAAEVRAEYRFLTAAGNYASVGYTVGPDVVATLRDDVGLIMAALRAGIFPPRPESDRYANHTTMMGAPGVRHTWERLKTDPALSDYSRFFQEEK from the coding sequence TTGAGTACAGCTACTGATCCGGTTCTGGGTTCGCCCACCCGGAGTTTCGCCAGCGCGCCGGACGCGTTCCACGCGCTGGCCGCCGCCGTCGACGCGGCCCAGCAGGACGGACCGCTGCAGCCCGTCACCGTGATCGCGCCGTCCCACGCCTCAGCCCTGGACATCGCGCATTTCCTGGGACGGGTCGGCAACGACGGGCGCGGCAGCGCCGCCGTCCGCACCGTCACGCTTCCCGACCTTGCCGAGGAACTCGCCGCTGCAGCCGGACAGCTCTCCGGCCGCGCTCCCCTGCCGGCCATGGTCCGCGAAGGTGCCATCACCGCCGCGCTGGCCCAGGCACCGGGGCTGTTCGCCGCGGTCGCAGACCAGCCGGCCACCGCCCGCGCCATCGCCAACACCTCCTCGTCGCTGGATGCGGCCTGCCCCGAGGACCTCGAGCGCCTGCCGCGGCTGGTCCGGGAGGTTGCCCGCGTCCACCGGGCTGCCGCAGCCGCTCTGACCGCCCGCTGGTATACCGGCCACGAACTCTATGCCGCAGCCACTGCCGTCCTGGGCACGCCGCAGGCCGTCAAGCGGTTGGGCAGCGTCATTGGCTTCCAGCTCGCCCCGGAGCAGGACCCGTCCGCCGCCGCTTTCCGCCGCGCGCTGGAACAACACTCCGGAATCAGCCTCCTCACGGCCGCGGCGCCTTTCTCCCCCGGTGAGACGATCCTTAGTGCCTCCGACGCTGACGACGAAGCCCGCGCCGTCGTCCGCTTGGTCATTGATCGGCTGGCCTCCGGCGTTCCCGGCCACCGCATCGGCGTGTTCTATTCGGCCGCGGAACCCTACCGTGCCCTGCTGGCGCAGCGCCTGGCCGAAGCCGGCATCGAGTTTGTCGGCACCGGCGCACACGGTCTGGCTGATGCCGCCCTCGCCCGCGGACTCGCAAGCCTGCTGAGCCTGGATCCGACAGCACCCGATCTCCGGGTTATTTTGGACGTCTTGTCGCAGGGCAGCCTGAACTGGCAGGGCGGAACCCTGCCCAGCAGTGCCGCCTGCGAGCGCCTGCACGCCCATCCCCCGGCCGATGCGGAGGACTCCGGCGAGCTCGAAACCGCTGAGCTGCCCGAACACGAGCAGAAACGGCAGCTGGACTATGCCCGCTTCACCGAGTTCGTGGCCGCACTTGGGGAAAGCCTGAGGGAAGTCTTTTCTGCCGGTGGCTGGAGCGAAGTGTCCGAAGCCCTGACCGGTTTTGTCTCCGGGTTTTTCGCTCCGCGCTCCGCCACCGAACGTCCGGAGCAGGCCAAGGCGCGCAAGTACCTTTCCGAAGTGATCGGAGAACTAGAACTGCTGCACGGCATCGCCCCGGCCCCTACAGCAGCCTCGGTCCGCTCCGCGGTCCGGCAGGGCATCGACTCGCGCCCTTTCGGGACCGGCACCAGCGGAACCGGCATAGTTCTGGGCTCCTACGACGACGGCGTGGGCCGGGATCTCGATGTCATCTTCATTGCCGGCGCGGCCGACGGACTGGCCCCGGCACGCATCCGGGAAAACCCGCTGCTGCCCGACAGCGCCGGTCCCATGCTCGACGCCCGGCTGCCGACCGTCCATGAACGCGCCGCCGCCCGGAAGGAACAGTTTCAACGCCTGCTCGCCACCGGCGTCGAACGCACCATCCTGTACCCCCGCGGAAACCTGCGCGCCGGCGGAAGCCTCTCTCCCTCCCGCTGGCTGGACGGCGCCGCCATTCAGCCTTTGCCGTCCTTTGCCCACGGGCTGACGCAGGGTGCACCCACCCAGCAGGCAGCCACCGCTCAGGAATGGCGGGTGCGCCGGGTCCTCGCCGGAGGCACAGCACCAGACCCTGTTTTGGAATCCGCCCTGGAAGTCCGGGCCGATCGCCGCAACGGAACGTTCTCCCGTTACAACGGCAACCTCTCCGGCGTGGCCGAATCGGTTGTTGACGCGGACAACCCCATCTCCCCCACCCATCTGGAGGACTGGGTCATCAGCCCGCTCGCCTACTTCCTGCGCCGGATCCTCCGGGCGGAGCTGTTCGACGACGTCACCTTGGAAGTCCAGATCAGCAACATGCAGCGGGGAAACCTGATGCATCAGGTGCTGGAGGACTATGTGCGGGGCCTGACGGAGGGCGCCCACCCGGTGTCTGCGGAGCGGCTGTTGGAGATCGCTGAGGATGCGTTTCGGGACACCGCCAACCCTGCATGGCTGAGCCACACCTGGGACCGCGACCAATCCCGAATCCGGGCTGACCTCCAGAAGACGCACGAGATCGACGACCACGCCCGCGGGACCGGCTGGCAGCACGTCGATGTGGAAGCCGAATTCGGCGGCGCCACCAGTGAGCCTCCCGTGGAACTTGATCTGCCTGACGGCTCCACCGTCCGGTTCCGCGGCAAGGTGGACCGGGTGGACCGGCACAGCACCGGCCAGGTTCTGGTCATCGATTACAAAACCGGCAAGTCCGAGAAGTACAAGAAACTGACCGCGGAGAATCCCACCGCCGGAGGCACCCGCTTCCAGCTGCCTGTCTACGGGCTCTTCGCCCGCCGGTTCCAGCAGGACCCCGCCGCGGAGGTCCGAGCCGAGTACCGCTTCCTCACCGCTGCCGGCAACTACGCCAGCGTGGGCTACACGGTGGGTCCCGACGTCGTTGCCACCCTGCGCGACGACGTCGGGCTGATCATGGCTGCGCTCCGCGCCGGCATCTTTCCGCCCCGCCCGGAGTCGGACCGCTATGCCAACCACACCACGATGATGGGTGCCCCCGGCGTGCGGCACACCTGGGAACGGCTCAAAACCGACCCGGCCCTCAGCGATTACTCACGGTTCTTCCAGGAGGAGAAATGA
- a CDS encoding sigma factor-like helix-turn-helix DNA-binding protein, which yields MTQTASAAVPKLTPEERNALMVSRYIHGETLDAIGQDYGVTRERVRQIVSKVGGNLAAESRQKRLEMRQSEAKAMAEEFMAAYGDIARAAAANGATRAETIARLGLIYPELDPELAEATLRESDISFDKRSHETFSKAVLEAGLYFLAGSELRLAPDPQFAAAHLDFDLMAELAGVLEQGTATAEDIATILGIIGAAKRHIAEHPETTITGSRYDDLRDELVPALGWESRRGSTPWPPTRQTLMGRYTYWNSALESVGMAAAKKGRPPGLVKFTDRLYEKAIRDFVAEMHTQGSHPSHQRYADWSADMNLAGHEYPSSSSLRNYFGSWSAALRAAGQEAVSELSSKELIADKEQTAAEPIVGAPASPGEGTVRCEICTHEAWPIVRGLQPEPAEDAKIWPAGCVVTEDMPDWHCMAPDCGWEF from the coding sequence ATGACCCAGACAGCTTCCGCCGCGGTTCCCAAGCTGACACCGGAAGAACGTAATGCACTTATGGTCTCCCGCTATATTCATGGCGAAACCCTGGATGCCATCGGGCAGGATTACGGCGTCACCCGGGAACGGGTCCGTCAGATTGTGAGCAAGGTTGGCGGCAACCTTGCGGCTGAATCCCGGCAGAAGCGCCTGGAAATGCGGCAGTCTGAGGCCAAAGCGATGGCAGAAGAGTTCATGGCCGCATACGGAGACATTGCTCGGGCTGCCGCTGCCAACGGTGCCACCCGTGCCGAAACGATCGCCAGGCTGGGGCTGATCTACCCGGAACTCGATCCGGAGTTGGCGGAAGCAACGCTGCGCGAGTCGGATATCAGCTTTGATAAGCGGTCTCATGAGACCTTTTCTAAAGCCGTGCTTGAAGCCGGCCTTTATTTTCTGGCGGGTTCCGAGCTCCGGCTGGCCCCGGACCCGCAGTTCGCCGCAGCTCACCTGGACTTCGATCTTATGGCCGAGCTGGCGGGCGTCCTGGAGCAGGGAACAGCCACCGCGGAAGATATTGCCACCATTCTCGGAATTATCGGTGCCGCGAAACGCCACATCGCTGAGCACCCCGAAACCACAATCACCGGTTCACGTTATGACGATCTGCGTGACGAGCTCGTGCCGGCGTTGGGCTGGGAGTCCCGCCGCGGGTCAACTCCTTGGCCACCGACTCGCCAGACGCTGATGGGCCGCTACACCTATTGGAATAGTGCGCTGGAGTCTGTGGGGATGGCGGCGGCGAAAAAGGGACGCCCGCCGGGGCTGGTGAAGTTCACCGACAGGCTCTATGAAAAGGCCATCCGGGACTTCGTGGCGGAAATGCATACTCAGGGCTCGCACCCCAGCCATCAAAGGTATGCGGATTGGTCAGCCGACATGAATCTTGCGGGGCACGAGTACCCGTCGTCCTCGAGTTTGCGCAATTACTTCGGTAGTTGGTCGGCAGCGCTCCGAGCCGCTGGTCAGGAGGCGGTCTCCGAACTTTCATCGAAGGAACTCATTGCCGATAAGGAGCAGACGGCTGCTGAACCGATTGTCGGCGCGCCTGCAAGTCCTGGCGAAGGCACTGTCCGCTGCGAAATCTGCACCCACGAAGCGTGGCCGATAGTCCGGGGACTTCAACCTGAACCCGCCGAGGATGCCAAGATCTGGCCTGCGGGCTGCGTGGTGACTGAGGACATGCCCGACTGGCACTGCATGGCGCCGGACTGCGGCTGGGAGTTTTGA
- a CDS encoding ribonuclease HI, translating to MSFPVPAPPARRLASAKQLLTLRSGVSVRVSPKHGRFFWAVTKTEGSRLLAAESGSMEPAAAGPGKGNLFADVRAAVVRHQDSSEELVYCDDESAAEGLRTTGVTASCSFPPAAAIVALDEAIRLSIQSFHARCTITTDSSRGKHSAWLGHGWVIDFGSDSRLVLGQKASEGTNILEGELRSIRYGLQAARGAYAASLQGSSDVTIRSDSQLALRMLTEPGFEPPSSNRFCREEVSRILHYTRFTAVTFSWVRGHDGDPHNTAADRLAVLARRTREALLTPEEVLRLTQQVREDAAADIRRSSMALAA from the coding sequence TTGTCCTTTCCCGTACCGGCACCACCCGCCCGCCGTTTGGCGTCAGCTAAGCAGCTGCTGACGCTGCGCAGCGGAGTCTCAGTGCGGGTCAGCCCGAAACACGGCCGCTTTTTCTGGGCCGTAACGAAGACTGAGGGCTCGCGGCTGCTGGCCGCGGAATCCGGTTCAATGGAGCCGGCTGCGGCCGGGCCGGGCAAAGGCAACCTCTTCGCTGACGTTCGCGCCGCCGTCGTGCGTCACCAGGACAGTTCCGAAGAGCTCGTGTACTGCGATGACGAGAGCGCAGCCGAGGGCCTGCGGACAACCGGCGTCACCGCCAGTTGCAGCTTTCCTCCCGCGGCGGCCATTGTCGCCCTGGATGAGGCGATCCGGCTGTCTATCCAGTCCTTCCACGCCCGGTGCACCATCACCACGGATTCTTCCCGCGGCAAACACTCCGCTTGGCTCGGGCATGGCTGGGTAATCGATTTTGGCTCCGACTCCCGATTGGTCCTGGGGCAGAAGGCCTCCGAGGGAACAAACATCCTCGAAGGCGAACTGCGCTCCATCCGCTATGGATTGCAGGCCGCCCGGGGCGCCTATGCGGCCTCACTGCAGGGAAGCTCCGACGTTACGATCCGTTCGGACAGCCAGCTGGCCCTGCGAATGTTGACCGAGCCGGGGTTTGAACCACCGTCGTCCAACCGCTTCTGCCGCGAGGAAGTTTCCCGCATCCTCCACTACACCCGGTTCACTGCCGTCACCTTCAGTTGGGTGCGCGGGCACGATGGCGACCCGCACAACACAGCCGCGGACCGGCTGGCGGTTCTCGCCCGTCGCACCCGCGAGGCGCTGCTAACCCCTGAGGAGGTACTGCGTCTCACGCAGCAGGTGCGTGAGGATGCTGCCGCCGACATCCGCCGTTCATCCATGGCGTTGGCGGCGTGA